A single region of the Denticeps clupeoides chromosome 18, fDenClu1.1, whole genome shotgun sequence genome encodes:
- the arr3b gene encoding arrestin 3b, retinal (X-arrestin), translating to MAKIYKKSSGDGTLALYLGKRDFVDHVESVEAIDGVLKVDPADLNGRKVWVSVTCAFRYGREDLDVIGLSFRKDIWMQYMQIYPTTCEPKPANTVMQNAILKKSGEQGYPFTFCLPTNLPCSVTLQPGPEDSGKPCGVDFEVKGYIAYEADNPDEIIEKRNTARLIIRKIQYAPNLLAAGPKVDVSRHFITSNRPVYLEASLEQELYYHGDPIPVNVKVNNESNKVVKKIKISIYQTTDVVLYSADKYTKCVLSEEFGDQVNAMDTFEKEYRVTPLLANNREKRGLALDGKLKDEDTNLASSTIIRAGMDKDILGILVSYKIRVTLTMSGGSLLGSLTSSDAIAEIPLVLMSPKPAGESVRNRTCPSVLAEHEIL from the exons ATGGCCAA AATATATAAAAAGAGCAGTGGTGATGGCACG CTTGCCCTTTACCTGGGAAAAAGAGACTTTGTGGACCATGTGGAAAGTGTTGAGGCAATTG ATGGGGTGCTCAAGGTGGATCCTGCAGATCTTAATGGAAGGAAAG TGTGGGTATCTGTGACCTGTGCTTTCCGATATGGCAGAGAAGACTTGGACGTCATAGGACTCTCCTTCAGAAAAGACATCTGGATGCAGTACATGCAGATCTATCCTACTACATGTGAACCCAAGCCTGCCAACACTGTCATGCAGAATGCCATCCTGAAGAAATCTGGGGAGCAGGGCTACCCATTCACCTTTTGT CTCCCCACAAACCTGCCATGTTCTGTCACACTCCAACCTGGACCAGAGGATTCTGGCAAG CCTTGTGGTGTTGATTTTGAAGTCAAGGGCTACATTGCCTATGAAGCAGACAATCCAGATGAAATCATTGAAAAACG AAACACAGCCCGATTGATTATTCGGAAAATTCAGTATGCTCCAAACCTGTTAGCTGCTGGACCTAAGGTTGATGTCAGCAGACACTTCATAACATCCAACCGACCGGTTTATCTTGAGGCATCCCTAGAACAGGAG CTTTACTACCATGGAGACCCAATTCCAGTCAATGTGAAGGTCAACAATGAAAGCAACAAAGTGGTGAAGAAAATTAAAATTAGCA TTTATCAAACAACGGATGTCGTCCTCTACTCTGCGGATAAATACACTAAGTGTGTGCTAAGTGAGGAGTTCGG TGACCAGGTCAACGCCATGGACACATTTGAGAAGGAGTACAGAGTAACTCCTCTTCTAGCTAACAATAGGGAGAAGCGTGGACTGGCACTTGACGGCAAGCTAAAGGATGAAGACACTAACTTAGCATCGTCTACAAT CATACGAGCTGGGATGGATAAAGACATTTTGGGGATTTTGGTCTCCTACAAAATTAGAGTCACTCTCACAATGTCTGGTGGAAGCCTGTTAGGAAGCCTCACGTCCAG TGATGCAATTGCTGAGATCCCCTTGGTCCTGATGTCACCCAAGCCTGCAGGTGAGTCTGTCCGTAACAGAACTTGCCCTTCCGTATTAGCTGAACATGAAATACTGTGA